The DNA sequence AAAAAATGCAAGTAAGTGTTTCTTGTGTGCAGTCTAATCATGAAGGTGTTTTAGTTGACCAAATACATCAGGCTCTAAGTAAATATCAAGGAATCCTGATTAATGCTGGTGCATTTACTCACACCAGTGTGGCTATTCGAGATGCTCTAACAGGTGTAGCAATTCCTACGGTTGAAGTTCATTTGAGTAACATTTATCGTCGAGAGGAATTTCGTCATCACTCTTATATAGCCCCTGTGGCGATTGGCCAGATAAGTGGTTTTGGTGTCGATAGCTATCGCTTGGGCTTAAGGGCTTTGGCGGATTATCTTCAGAAGAGTTAATAATTGAGGTTGCGTAAAATATAAAATCAATTGTC is a window from the Cyanobacterium sp. Dongsha4 genome containing:
- the aroQ gene encoding type II 3-dehydroquinate dehydratase; translation: MSNHNILVLHGPNLNLLGLREPSIYGHQTLKDINDMLRLDGEKMQVSVSCVQSNHEGVLVDQIHQALSKYQGILINAGAFTHTSVAIRDALTGVAIPTVEVHLSNIYRREEFRHHSYIAPVAIGQISGFGVDSYRLGLRALADYLQKS